The window GTTGCTCTGCTGGAGGGCTTTCTTTTTCAGTAGGTGTTTTCCACCTCATTTGTTTTGGATTTTATTTCAGCTTAGAAGTGGCGCGGGAGAGGTGTGCTTTCCAGGTGGGAAGTATGACCCACAGGACCGTGATGAGATAGCCACAGCTCTCAGGGAGGCCGAGGAAGAGATTGGTCTTCCCCCAGATAAGGTGGAGGTCATAGGAAAGCTTCTACCGATACTGAATAAGGTACTTCTTCAGTCTCAAACGTACAGTCCATTCTCAGTCTTTCTTGGATTTCTTTTATATTACCCAGAAACTGAGAGCTTAAATATTCACGGTTGTTCATTGTTTGCTGACTTTCCCTGCAATTGGGGATAACATGAAAGAATCCTTGTACATATTGCAGACCTACACATAGCAGTAGCATTGTAGTTTCTGAGGAGCAGTGTGTAATGTATGCCCAAAAGGATTAAACTATATTTCAAGATGTTCTGTTGTTTGTTTGAGGAATTAGCCTACATTACACTCACTGCACTCTCCAACGTGTGTTCTCTCCCTCTGAAGAACGGCCTGTTGATCACTCCAGTGGTGGGTCTCATTGATGGCACCTTTGAAGCTAACCCAAACCCAGAAGAAGTGAGTGGTGTATTCACAGTGCCGCTGGATTATTTCCTTTCCCAGACCAACCATTCCTTTTTTAAGGCATCTTATTTGCCATTCAGAGTTCACAGTTTCTGGTACTTGGATGCTGCTTCGAACAATGAGTACCACATATGGGGCCTAACTGCTCTGCTGGCCATAACTGTTGCAGTTCTGGTCTACAGGAGAAAGCCAATGTTTGAGGTAGATTTTGACCCTGAAGACCCCCTGTCTTACTTTCAGCACAATTTCCAACTGGGGTTGAGTAAACTGTAATTTCTtgcctgatgtttttttttttctggttataTATTTAACAGTTTAAAATTGCCGTAAACTTAATTATGAAAGGTTCTTCAACATAAAGTAACAGAAATTGCACTTTGTGATTTTGATATTTTCCCCCGAGTTAAAATTTCTGATGCAACTGATATGATTTTCCATCATGAGaggaaaatatttacagtttaaataataattgaacCTTTTTTACTTGATTGGTTCCTTTGTCTTCTTTAGAAATGATTTGTGCACCTTAATTTTTCACTGGTACCATGGATTTTGGCTGTTACCATTAAATGGTTCATTCAGACATATGGTGTAGCATTTAATAATAAGTATGATGGGATGCAAAGGTTTATGTTTCTGTGTGATAGGaaattattgtttatatttaatcttCTGTTACTACTGGGATGTAAAGAACACACAGGTGACATGAAGAGGAATTTTGAAAGCTTCTAATTATACATGATGTTTATGGAATTATAATTGAATTCAGTTATGGTTGTGGGATTATTTTTTGTGGGATTATTGTACTATTTTAGGATGTTCCTTTAGGTGGCGCTAAAACACCGCCAGTGCAATgttacaaatttaaatgtaaatttgctgtTATCGGATAAATTATGTACCTTTCGGATAAATATGTGCATCTgttaaaaactttaatttcattaacgCATTAAATATGAGAACATGTAAATTGTGAACttataacaatatttttttacaataataaacCTCTTCAGCACTTATGCAAAACTTTCGCCTTATTGAGTACCACAATTATTCAGTGCTTCAGTGTAAACAGGTGATATATTTGTGAACCTTTATTTCTACACATTTCACTACGTGGTAGGAAAGATATTTTTCCTAAATGAACCACTGCACGCATATGTAGACCTTAGTATACTAtatactcatttagctgacactcccttcaaagtaacttacaaatGTGTTAAGATACCCgctattaataattattatataccACTAACTTAGTAGTGactaagtaattttactggaacaattagggtaagtaccttgctcaaggtactacaggcagccggagttgggattcaaacctgcaaactccaggtccaaaggcagcagatgcAATCACTAAAGGTTTCGTAATTTAAGTGTCACGAACAGTAACAATGCGAAGCCTTCCTGTACATCTTGTGCACTTGAAAAAAGCTGAATCAAACATATATTGGGGGGTGGACAGAAGCATACGCATAATAATGCAGGCTGTTAACGTTTCTGCGTGATGATTCAGCCAGGATGGATTCtgaacacacagtgacagtgagtgaaGGTTCTCGTGGCCATTTCGTGTTTCAGCGCGTCTGTGCTGCAGTGGGCTCTTCTGTCTAAAGACCTCGCCCCACTTCAGCGAAGTATTTCCATCATTTCTGGCAAAGAAGACATTTTCAAACTAGTCAACTTTATTCTCATCACACCTAGGCGCACGTGCAGGGGGACTTTCCGCTTGTGACAACGCTGCGGCTTTTACACGGCGTTTGAATTCcgtcactttttaatttttggctTTTTGCGCTGTGAGCGAAGCACAGCCTTATTTATTAAATGCGTGGACCCGGTTAAGGCCGTTATTCGAGGGACGCCTCTTTGAGTCTTTCCTCCTCAGCACTGTGGTGGCGGTGGGGACGCGCACGAGACACGCCGGAGCTTCCAAGCGCCGTCAGAGCGCCGCGAGCTGCACTGTCTGTCGCGCGCCGTTGCACATGGCGGAGGAGACCCGCGAAACGGAGCGCATGGGCGAGCCGGACGAGCCGGGCGAGGAGCGGCAGCGGCTGGGTGTCTCGTGCACCCGGGGTCCTGGGGAGATGCGCGCGGTGGTGCTGAGCGCCTTCGGGGGTCTCGGCAAAGTGCGCGTGAGCAGCAGGAGAGCGGTGCCCGTGCCGCGCCAAGGGGAGGTGAAGATCCGAGTTAAAGCATGGTAAATTCTTCCTCTTACCCAGGCCAGGGAATGGACTTGCAGAACTTTATGCAGGAAAGCTTTACTCTGCTCATGCGTGCGTCCCACAGTGAGTTATCGGTTTTAGTGAAGCgaggtgatttttttcatttcccaaCCTGATACATACAGTTCCTTCTTCTAAAATccattgttttacattaaatatactgaaaaataacatgATATTAAGGTACTAAACCGTTTAACCTCATCTTAAATGTCTTTTAGAAGCTAGACCTTACTCATGGCTAATAATTTAGCAGAATGTGCGCATTGATAAGCAATGATTTAGTCCGGgtgctgcggtggcgcagcgggtttggcctgtgcttgctctgaaaggttggtctggggttcgagtcccgcttggggtgccttatgacagactgtcgtcccgttctgggtgtgtcccctccagccttgcgctctctgttgctgggttaggctttggctcaccGACAGTTAGGTAATTAAGTTTACAGCATCTTTATACAACTGTATACATTATTATATCAATGCAGGTTGAGGACCTCAATCAAGCAAAAGTGAGATCactaaccaccacaccccctgctggctcAGAGCTTTACAGAAACTCTATTTATAGTATTCATTTATAACTACATGTATTTATActagagggggcgcggtggcgcagtgggttggaccgcagtcctgctttccggtgggtctggggttcaagtcccgcttggggtgccttgtgacggactggcgtcccgtcctgggtgtgtcccctccctctctccagccttacgccctgtgttgccgggtaggctccggttccccgtgaccctgtatgggacaagcggttctgaaaatgtgtgtgtgtgtgtatttatactatACTGCAAGACAGCAGATGGGGTAAAATTTTGAATCACACTGCATTTTGTGGCACTCAGATTTTTCAAACAGCTGTGAGATTTTCCTTGAAGGGTCCGGAAAGCAGGATCAGAGTGGTCAGCTCCTTAACGCGAACCTGGAGCTTTGTGAGATTCACTCTCATGCTGGAGCCTCAGAGCTGTGGTCACATACATACTAAATGGCTATTAAATTAAACCTGGCAggcaaaagaaacattttggtGGAGATGCTTATCCTGCACAAGACATTTGAGACTGAAATTGCTGTGCTGTTTCAAGACTGAGCCCCTGTTAATTTATCCTCAGAGACACTTATCTGAGATTgatcttcatttacatttatttatttagcagacgcttttctccaaagtgacttccaatgaactctgtagtcttatcaacccacacaccttattcaccgaggtgacttacactgctagatacactacttacactgggtcgcttgTCCATCTTCATTTGTTTTAGACTGAGAAGGTTCAAATATCTCGGTAAGAGAGTGCCATACGacaccaatttatacagctcatTTTTCTATTgccccctgcacacacacacattctcctGATACTGCCTTTTGATCaatgttaaataaaactttGAGGCTTCAGGGATTCGAAGAAGAAGTCCTATGTGGTAAATGTCAAGataatttcatgttttcttttgcagCGGTTTGAACTTTTTAGATCTCATGGTAAGGCAAGGAAATATTGACAATCCACCAAAAACGCCACTTGTCCCTGGGTTTGAATGTTCTGGAATAGTGGAGGCGATGGGGCCTGACACAACCGGATTTGAGGTGAGTGACAGGAAGCCAGTATTTTTCTTAGCGTTACAATGTCACTTTAATGGCTCTGAAGTGATCAGACACAGAAAACTATTCTATTTCCATGCTTGCTTGTAAACTGTAACAGTGAACATTTCCACACTTTatgtttctcagtgttttagctgaacatttttcatcaacAGAATCAGCTGTGGCTTTATCACTGGAAAACACGAGATTTAGAGAAATATTCTCACATTGTTGCTTCCAAATAACTCTTGGGACTCACCCCAAAACGTGACTCTGCTGTCACTTTCGGAGAGTCAGTCCCACTCGAGTGTAATTTCTTGTTTCAGATCGGCGAGCGCGTGATGGCCTTTGTGAATTACGGTGCCTGGGCTGAGGTCGTGTGCGCCCCTCTGGACTTCGTCTATCCCGTCCCGGATGCCATGACTTTCCCTGAGGCGGCTGCCTTTCTCGTGAGCTTCGTGGCTGCCTACATGATGCTCTTTGAGATTGCCAACGTGCAGGAAGGGATGACGGTGTTAGTGCACTCTGCAGGGGGCGCCGTGGTATGTTGCACCATTGTCATTTTTCATCCTAGTAATAATCCAGTAAATTGGCCTGTACTTTTAGTGCAGTCAGGAACAAAGATCATGAGCACTAAAAAGTGATGACTGGTGCATCTTCATGTTGCTGTGAATGATCACAGGGCTCGTAGACTCTGCGGAGGTTACAGAAAGGTGCTTCTCTTTCCAGAAATTTCATTAGGAGCAATTTGCCCGGAGGTGATGggatggaacacacacacacacacacattttcggaaccgcttctcccatacggggtcacggggaaccagagcctacccggcaacactgggcgtaaggccggagggggaggggacacacccaggacgggacgccagtccgtcgcaaggcaccccaagcgggactcgaaccccagacccactagagagcaggacccggtccaacccactgcaccaccatgccccctatgGGATGGAACACACCTCATAATTGTAGCTGATCGCCATAACTGAATATTATAAAGATCCACAGCCTTCTCTGGATGCCGCAGCTCGCTGTTTCACAGAGGCTCTCCTGGGAATGTCAGTGAGCTTTGCCGCTCTCTGAAGGCAACACTTAATTCTCTGAATGCTTTGGTGTAACTCAGTAGTAAAATTTCAGCTGTTAAATCTAAACGCGAGTTTTAATCATTGTTTACATTGCTTAGAATTAAATTACATTGATAGTGTGAGAGCTGCAGCTGTTATTTTATTACAGGACTGGGTGAGGAGCTTTAATGTACACATTAGCTTTATTCCATAAATGTTAAAGTTAAGGAGGAAAGCTCATGTTGTAAATTACaaaaccaataataataataaaagttttctAATATTATATAACATTCTATAGCATTATTAACCTTAATAGTAAAACAGTATGTGTGTAAACTTTAACAGAAGCCTGACTGCTAATACTGTTGTTGGATTGTGGGTCACACTGataaattaactttaaatttgtatttacatgAGTTCACAGATAAGGCAAAAATCTTAATATGCGAAGTATAGGTTTTACGTCTTAGTcttttttgacaaaaataatGGCTGTATACGTACAGAAGGCTAAAAAATCACTTAACATCAGTTTTACATTGATTGCTGAGATGATGGTTTATCTCAGCAGGATGAGGCTTAAGCTGTGATTAACTGTAACTGAAGCATCTCTTCTTTCAGTGGAATGTGTTGTGGTTCCTGTGATCACCAAGGGAACATGACTGCTCCTGTTTCTTCATGAAGAGCAGGTGCTCGAGGGCAGCACTCTGAGAATGTGGGCTGAAAATGGATCTTGTGTGTTCTCATCAGATGGTATTGATGACCCAAACACCTTGCTGTCTGCTCATGTTGGCAGtggtttgtgtgtctttttaaagGGACAAGCCGTCGCTCAGCTCTGTTCCTCGGTGCCCCGTGTCACCGTTTTCGGAACCGCTTCACCCTCCAAGCACGAAGCCATCAAAGACTCCGTGACTTTCCTTTTTGACAGGAACACTGACTACGTACAAGAGATTAAAAAGTAGGAACTGTTTAATACTTATTTTAGAAGAATTTAAATGTGCCAGGACTCTGAGATTTGTCAGTTGTTTATAGCTGTGTTTGTACAATGCATTATAAGCTGTAAACCTGTTTCCTAAGCTTTGTTTAAGTTACTGGATAATctacaaagtacattttactgttCAGGAGCGTGGAAGACTGCATCATAATGGTGCATGAAGACTCTTTTGTTAAATGAAGGGGCAGCTGTAATGTGTTGACCTTCTGTGACTCTGGTCTCCATGGTAGCACAGGGCTCTGTGCGAAAGACACCTGTGCTGCTCTGGAAAGTCACTTGTGCTAATAACACATCAACACGTGTGGTGTCTGTGTGACCTTCAGATGGATGTTTTGCGCACCGCTAACAATGACCCGGTTGCCCtgaatcttacatttatttatttagcagatgtttttctccgaagggccttccaatgaactctgtgtggtgttatctgcccacataccttattcaccgcagtgacttacgctgctagatacaccacttacactgggtcact of the Scleropages formosus chromosome 7, fSclFor1.1, whole genome shotgun sequence genome contains:
- the LOC108926209 gene encoding synaptic vesicle membrane protein VAT-1 homolog-like produces the protein MRAVVLSAFGGLGKVRVSSRRAVPVPRQGEVKIRVKACGLNFLDLMVRQGNIDNPPKTPLVPGFECSGIVEAMGPDTTGFEIGERVMAFVNYGAWAEVVCAPLDFVYPVPDAMTFPEAAAFLVSFVAAYMMLFEIANVQEGMTVLVHSAGGAVGQAVAQLCSSVPRVTVFGTASPSKHEAIKDSVTFLFDRNTDYVQEIKKISPEGVDVVLDCLCGEDTGKGLALLKPLGTYILYGSANMVTGETRSFFSLAKSWWQVEKVNPMKLYEENKIIAGFSLLNLLFRQGRADRVQSVVRKLLSLYREKKIRPVVDSLWALEEVKEAMQRIHDRGNIGKLILDVEKSPTPLMANDSTETSEAGEDEDEDEQDIDSDSKERVPFIQ
- the nudt7 gene encoding peroxisomal coenzyme A diphosphatase NUDT7, with translation MDARETERIKAHIKKYDTGFTVYVPALTKASVLIPLLMKNREIHVLMTLRSLKLRSGAGEVCFPGGKYDPQDRDEIATALREAEEEIGLPPDKVEVIGKLLPILNKNGLLITPVVGLIDGTFEANPNPEEVSGVFTVPLDYFLSQTNHSFFKASYLPFRVHSFWYLDAASNNEYHIWGLTALLAITVAVLVYRRKPMFEVDFDPEDPLSYFQHNFQLGLSKL